The DNA segment TGGAGCAGGTCGTCGGCGCCGGTGACATCTTCCGCATGTCCCAGACCAAGGACGCCCCGATCCGCGACTGGGTCAAGCTCGCCGTCACCCGCGCCCGCGCGACCGGCGACCCGGCGGTGTTCTGGCTGGACGAGACCCGGGCGCACGACGCGCAGCTGATCGCGAAGGTCAAGGCCTACCTGCCCGAGCACGACACCGAGGGCCTGCAGATCGAGATCCTGTCGCCGGTCGACGCGATCACGTTCTCCCTGGAGCGCATCCGCCGCGGCGAGAACACCATCTCGGTCACCGGCAACGTGCTGCGCGACTACCTCACCGACCTGTTCCCGATCCTGGAGCTGGGCACCAGCGCCAAGATGCTGTCGGTCGTCCCGCTGATGAACGGCGGCGGGCTGTTCGAGACGGGTGCCGGCGGCTCCGCGCCCAAGCACGTCCAGCAGCTGGTCAAGGAGAACTACCTGCGCTGGGACAGCCTGGGTGAGTTCCTGGCGCTCGCGGTCAGCTTCGAGCACCTCGCACAGAAGACGGGCAACGCGCGCGCCCAGGTGCTCGCCGACACCCTCGACCGTGCCACCGGCACCTTCCTCAGCGAGAACAAGTCGCCCAGCCGCAAGCTCGGCGGTATCGACAACCGCGGCAGCCACTTCTACCTCGCGCTGTACTGGGCGCAGGAGCTGGCGAAGCAGACCGACGACGCCCAGCTCGCGGAGGCGTTCGCGGCTCTCGCCAAGACGCTGACCGAGCACGAGCAGGCCATCGTCGACGAGCTGATCGCGGTGCAGGGCTCGCCGGCCGACATCGGCGGCTACTTCCAGCCGTCCGTCGAGAAGGCCGCGGCGGTCATGCGCCCGTCGACGACCCTCAACCAGGCCCTCGCGACCCTCGGCTGACGCGAGCGCGCGGAAGGTCCTTCCGCCCCGGCCGGCACCCGCCGGCCGGGGCGGTTCCGTTTCTCCGGGCGAAGGCGGCGCGCCCCGCCCCCTCAGCCCACGAGGTCCAGCACCGGCCGCAGCCCGTCCGGGCGCCGGTCCACCGGGAGCGGGTCCACCGGCAGGAAGGAGCAGCCGACCGCCGTGGCGCCGCCGTCCGCCCTGCGGTCGTCGCCGACCATCAGCACGGCGGACGGATCGAGCCCCAACTCCCGGCAGCCGAGGGTGAAGAGCCGGGGGTCCGGCTTCTGCAGGCCGTGCTCGTAGGACAGCACACAGCGGTCGACGTGGCCGGCCAGACCGTGGGCGCGCAGCACCGGCCGCAGATCCCAGCCGATGTTGCTGAGGACGCCGGTACGGACCCCGCGCCGGTGCAGCTCCGCGAGCACCTCGGCGGCGTCGGGGTAGGGCTGCCAGGCCGCCGCCGCCCGGGAACGTTCGTAGAGCGCGTCGTACAGCTCCGGATCGGGGAGCGGGACCTGGCGGGCCAGCCCGGTGTACAGCGCCCGGTGGTGGCGGGCGTCGCGGTCCCGGATCTCCCACAGCCCGGCCAGGGCGGCGGGCAGCTCGACGGGCGGGGAGCCGCCCGGCAGCGCGCCGGCCCGTTCCAGCGCGGCCGCCGAGCGGACGAGCTCGGCGTCGTCCATGGCCGTGCCGGACGCGGTCAGCGCCGCACGCAGCCAGGACTCGGCGGACTCGATGCGCAGCAGGGTTCCGGAGAAGTCGAACAGCACACCCTCGATCACCGTCATGAGCGCCATCCTGCCCGCCGTGCGGTGCCGGGCCAAGACGGCCGGGACGCCAGGGCGCCGTGGACCGCGGCCGATCCGGCCACCAGGGCCCCGCCCAGCAGCCAGCCCCCGACGACGTCCGACAGCCAGTGCACGCCCAGGTAGACCCGGGTGAAGCCGACGCCGACGACCGAGAGCACCACCACGGTCCGGGCCGTCCATCGCCACAGCGGCCGCGCCCCGGTCCGCCGCAGCAGCCACAGGACCAGGGCACCCGCCACCAGCGCGGACAGCGCATGCCCGGAGGGGAACGCGGTGTAGTGCGCGAAGGCCACCGGGTCCGGCCAGACGGGGCGGTCCCTGCCGACCACCGCCTTCACCGCCTGCTGCAGCCCCGTCCCGAGGAGCGCGGTGGCCGCCACCCACAGGGCGAGCCGGCGCTCCCCGCGCCGGACGAGCAGACAGACCGCCGCCAGAAGCACCGCGCGCATCGTCCACGGGTCCCACACCCAGTCGCTGAGCACCCGGTTGAGGCGGGTCCAGCCGGGCTCGGTGACGGCCGTCCGGTGCAAGGTGCCCGCCACGGAGGCGTCCAGGGACATCAAGGGACCCCACCGCAGCACGACGAGGGTGAGCAGCGCGCCGAAGAGGAGCGCGCAGAGCACGGCACAGGGGAGGGCGGGGAGGCGAGGGACGGATGCCCGCCGGCCGGGGTCTTCCTCGGCGGACGTACGGGCGGTGGGAAGGGGCGTCGAGGACATGGGCCGATCCTCGCCGATGACCGGCGCCCCTCGCGAGGGGCCACGCCCTACGTCAGTGCGCGCAGGCCCGGGATGAAGGCGACCAGCAGCGGGACGGCCGGTACCAGCGTCGCCACCGCCGTCATCCGGAGCCGGCGGCCGGGGGTGAAGCGGGGTGCGGGGGACAGCAGCCGGTCCACCCGCTGGGGGACCTGCGCGAGTTGCGTCGGACAGGGCCCGAACACCCCGCGGTCCTCGTTGAGTTCGACCAGGGCCAGGGCGATCGTCAGCCGGCCGAAGCGGCGCGAGGCCACGTCGTCGGCGGCCAGCTCGACCAGCCGGTGCACCTGGTCGCGGAACGCGGCGAAGACCGGGATCTGCGGGAAGCCCACGGCGAGCGCGGAGGCGCTGTACAGCAGGAGATCGTGCCGGGCCCGCGCATGGCCCTGCTCGTGGGCGATCAGCGCATCGAGCTGACTGCCCTTCAGGCGCCGCAACGCCGACGTGGTGACGACCAGTTGGGAGTGGGCCAGCCACCATGCCTCGGGGCGGTCGCCCTCCAGGACGACCAGGCGCTCGGCGCGGGGCTCCTCGCCGGGCAACAGCGGTGCGCGGCGCAGGAGTTCGGCCCGGCGCTGCCGCCGCCGGGCGCGCGCCGCCCGTACCTCGCGGGTCAGCGCGACGGCCGTCCAGGCCCCGCCGCACGCCAGGAGCAGCGCGAGCACCCCGGCCCACGGCCCGTGCCCCTGGAGCGCGTACGCCTCGACGACCACCCGGGGGGCGAAGCCGAACACCGGGCTGCGGACGGTCTCCCAGGCGGCGGACGCGCTCAGCGACATCGCGAGCACACAGCACAGCAGGACACCGGCCACCACGCACTGCCACACCCACAGGGCGAGCACCGGCTCCCGGTCGGGCCAGTCGGAACGGGCCATCAGCCGTGGCGCCATTGCCGCGGCCAGCACGCCGAGAACCATCAGCGTGAGAGGGACCATCATGGCGTCAGCCTATGAGCGGACGGCTACCCGTTGGTACGGCCGCGCCGCGGATGTGACGTATGCCACCCGGGTCAAGGGTGCGGGCCGCCGGACCGCCGCCCGTCGCCGCGCGGCCGTACGGAAGCGCCGCGCCCGCAGCTCACAGAGCCAGCAGCATCGCCAGCATGCCGATGCCCATCGCCACCCGGCAGGCCCGCAGCACCCCCGGCGGCCCGAGGTCCGCCGGCGCGCCCGGTCCGGTGGCCGCCTCCGTCCCTTCGGCCGCGGGGTCCGCCGCCCGGACGCCCGCCGGCACCAGCCGGACCCCGGCGGCGATCACGTACACCGTGTAGTAGGCGAGCAACAGGCCCGTCAGCAGCGGCACCCCGCCCGGCCCGCCGTGCCCCATCCCGCTCATCCCGCTCATCCCGCTCATCGCGCCCATCGCGTCCGGCGAGGCCACCGGCCCCGTCGCGTCCGCCCGGCCCACCGCGGACGCCGGGCCCGTGTGGTCCGCCGGCACCGCCATCGCCAGCGCCATGTACGCCATGGCGAACGTGCCCACCGCGTGGTGCGGATGCCGCCGCGCCAGCGCCCACACCCCGGCCGTCGCGTAGACCGCGGTGAACACCCACGACGACCACTGAGGCGGCGTCACCGCGGACGCGGGCAGCGCCATCGCCGCCATGCCCAGCGCCATCAGCCCTTCGCCGCGGGCGTCGCCCCGGTGCGCGGCCGGGCCGGTGCGCGCGCGGACGAGGCAGTACGCGGCGGCCCCGGCGCACAGCAGCACCAGCAGCCAGCCGACCCACACCGGTTCGTGCACGGCGCACCTCCCCGAGTACCGCCTGCCGCACGGATCGGGTGCAGAATGCCCGCCCTGTGCCCGGCACACGGGAGCGCACGGACGCACGGCGGGGGAGCGCGGGTTGGGTGCGCCGCGAGGCCCCTCAGGGCCGGTATCGCAGCGGATGGTCCGCCGGGACCTCCGTCAGCACGATCCGGTGGCCGTCCGGATCGGCGATCCACATCTCGATGAGCCCCCACGGCTCCTGGACGGGTGGCCGCAGCACCTCGACCCCGTGCGCCAGCAGCTCCTCGTGCGCCGCCGCGGCGTCCGCCACCTGGAGCCACAGCTGGAGGGTCCCGGTGGCCGGGCTCGCGGCGCGGCCGGAGACCTCCAGGAAGCCGCCGCCGAGGAAGTAGACCGTGCCGCGCCCGGGTCCGGTACCGAATTCCCGGTAGATCTCCAGCCCCAGCGCCGTGCCGTAGAACGCCCGCGACCGCTCGGGGTCGGACGGCCGCACCAGCACCCTGCTGCTCAGTACGTGCACCATGCCAGGACCTTACGCCGTCCCCCGCGCGCCCTCGGGGCGCCGCCGCCGGAAGTCCGTGCCGAACGGCCCTGACACGCCGCACATGCCGCTTGTTAGCCTCCGTGCAGCCCTTTGTCCGGCCCTGAGAGGACTGTGCGCACCATGCCCACCGGCGAGCTGACCTTCCGTACCGCCCACGACGCCGACATCCCCGGTCTCGTCGACCTCATCGAGTCGGCGTACCGGGGCGACGCGAGCCGGGCCGGCTGGACGACGGAGGCAGACCTGCTGGAGGGGCAGCGCACCGACCCGGACGGCGTCGCCGCCGTGGTGCGGGCCGAGTCCGGCCGGCTGCTGGTCGCCGAGCGGGACGGCGCCCTGATCGCCTGCTGCCAGCTCGAACACCGCGGGGACCACGTGTACTTCGGGATGTTCGCGGTGCGCCCGCAGCTCCAGGGCGGCGGCCTCGGCAAGGTGATCATCGCGGAGGCCGAGCGGACCGCCCAGGACCTCTGGGGCGCCCGCGAGATGCGGATGACCGTCATCCGGCAGCGCGACGAGCTGATCGCCTGGTACGAGCGCCGCGGCTACCGGCGGACCGGGCGGCTCACCCCGTTCCCGTACGGCGACGAGCGCTTCGGCATCCCGCAGCGCGCCGACCTGGAGTTCGAGCTGCTGGTCAAGCCACTCGGCCAGGAGGCGACGGGAAGGCCGGTCGCCTCCTGACCGCTCGGCGCCGTCCCGCCCGGATGTTCAGAGCCGGCCCGCCTCGATGATCCGCCGCAGGAACTGCCGGGTGCGGTCCTGCCGCGGGTCCCCGAAGACCCGCTCGGGCGTGCCGCGTTCCACCACCACCCCGCCGTCCAGGAAGCACACCTGGTCGGCGACCTCCCGCGCGAAGCCCATCTCGTGCGTGGCGATGACCATGGTCATGCCCTCCTCCTTGAGGTCGCGGACCACGCCGAGCACCTCGCCGACCAGCTCCGGGTCGAGCGCCGCGGTGATCTCGTCGAGCAGCAGCAGCCGGGGCCGCCCGGCCAGCGCCCGGACGATCGCGACCCGCTGCTGCTGGCCGCCGCTGAGCCGGTCGGGGTACTCCCCGGCCCGCCCGCCGAGCCCGAGCCGCTCCAGCAGCTCGCGGGCCCGCGCCTCCGCCTCGGCGCGCGGCACCCCGTGCACCCGGCGGGGCGCCAGCGTGATGTTGTCCAGCACGGTCATGTGCGGGAAGAGGTTGTACGCCTGGAACACGACGCCGATCCGGCGGCGCACCGCGTCCACGTCGGCCCGCGGGTCGGTGATCTCCGCGCCGTCCAGGAAGATCGCGCCGTCGTCGATCTCCTCCAGCAGGTTCGCGCAGCGCAGCAGCGTGGACTTGCCCGACCCGGAGGCGCCGATCAGCGCCGTCACGGTGTGCGGGGCCACCGCCAGATCCACGTCCCGCAGCACGACCGTGCCGCGCCCGTACGTCTTGCGCACGGACTCCAGCCGCAGCACCGGGCCGTCCCCGGGCGCCGCCTCGCCGGCCGGGCCGGCGGCCGGCCGCGGGGTGTCGTCGGTGGTGCTCATACCAGTCCTCCCTGGGCGCGCCGGCGGTCCATGCGGGCCGTCACCCAGTCCGTGCACCGAGTCATGGGGAT comes from the Streptomyces angustmyceticus genome and includes:
- a CDS encoding HAD family hydrolase, which codes for MTVIEGVLFDFSGTLLRIESAESWLRAALTASGTAMDDAELVRSAAALERAGALPGGSPPVELPAALAGLWEIRDRDARHHRALYTGLARQVPLPDPELYDALYERSRAAAAWQPYPDAAEVLAELHRRGVRTGVLSNIGWDLRPVLRAHGLAGHVDRCVLSYEHGLQKPDPRLFTLGCRELGLDPSAVLMVGDDRRADGGATAVGCSFLPVDPLPVDRRPDGLRPVLDLVG
- a CDS encoding phosphatase PAP2 family protein, which translates into the protein MSSTPLPTARTSAEEDPGRRASVPRLPALPCAVLCALLFGALLTLVVLRWGPLMSLDASVAGTLHRTAVTEPGWTRLNRVLSDWVWDPWTMRAVLLAAVCLLVRRGERRLALWVAATALLGTGLQQAVKAVVGRDRPVWPDPVAFAHYTAFPSGHALSALVAGALVLWLLRRTGARPLWRWTARTVVVLSVVGVGFTRVYLGVHWLSDVVGGWLLGGALVAGSAAVHGALASRPSWPGTARRAGWRS
- a CDS encoding M56 family metallopeptidase, whose product is MMVPLTLMVLGVLAAAMAPRLMARSDWPDREPVLALWVWQCVVAGVLLCCVLAMSLSASAAWETVRSPVFGFAPRVVVEAYALQGHGPWAGVLALLLACGGAWTAVALTREVRAARARRRQRRAELLRRAPLLPGEEPRAERLVVLEGDRPEAWWLAHSQLVVTTSALRRLKGSQLDALIAHEQGHARARHDLLLYSASALAVGFPQIPVFAAFRDQVHRLVELAADDVASRRFGRLTIALALVELNEDRGVFGPCPTQLAQVPQRVDRLLSPAPRFTPGRRLRMTAVATLVPAVPLLVAFIPGLRALT
- a CDS encoding DUF5134 domain-containing protein — encoded protein: MHEPVWVGWLLVLLCAGAAAYCLVRARTGPAAHRGDARGEGLMALGMAAMALPASAVTPPQWSSWVFTAVYATAGVWALARRHPHHAVGTFAMAYMALAMAVPADHTGPASAVGRADATGPVASPDAMGAMSGMSGMSGMGHGGPGGVPLLTGLLLAYYTVYVIAAGVRLVPAGVRAADPAAEGTEAATGPGAPADLGPPGVLRACRVAMGIGMLAMLLAL
- a CDS encoding VOC family protein: MVHVLSSRVLVRPSDPERSRAFYGTALGLEIYREFGTGPGRGTVYFLGGGFLEVSGRAASPATGTLQLWLQVADAAAAHEELLAHGVEVLRPPVQEPWGLIEMWIADPDGHRIVLTEVPADHPLRYRP
- a CDS encoding GNAT family N-acetyltransferase produces the protein MPTGELTFRTAHDADIPGLVDLIESAYRGDASRAGWTTEADLLEGQRTDPDGVAAVVRAESGRLLVAERDGALIACCQLEHRGDHVYFGMFAVRPQLQGGGLGKVIIAEAERTAQDLWGAREMRMTVIRQRDELIAWYERRGYRRTGRLTPFPYGDERFGIPQRADLEFELLVKPLGQEATGRPVAS
- a CDS encoding amino acid ABC transporter ATP-binding protein produces the protein MSTTDDTPRPAAGPAGEAAPGDGPVLRLESVRKTYGRGTVVLRDVDLAVAPHTVTALIGASGSGKSTLLRCANLLEEIDDGAIFLDGAEITDPRADVDAVRRRIGVVFQAYNLFPHMTVLDNITLAPRRVHGVPRAEAEARARELLERLGLGGRAGEYPDRLSGGQQQRVAIVRALAGRPRLLLLDEITAALDPELVGEVLGVVRDLKEEGMTMVIATHEMGFAREVADQVCFLDGGVVVERGTPERVFGDPRQDRTRQFLRRIIEAGRL